One Flavobacteriales bacterium genomic region harbors:
- a CDS encoding NADP-dependent isocitrate dehydrogenase, giving the protein MAGNKISVVNGKLNVPNDPIIPFIEGDGIGPDIWAAASRVLEAAVAKAYNGEKSIVWREVLAGEKAFNQTGEWLPQETLDVINEYLIAIKGPLTTPVGGGIRSLNVALRQQLDLYACVRPVRWFEGVPSPMRHPEFVDMVIFRENTEDIYAGIEWEAGTPEVKKVINFLQNEMGVKKIRFPETSSIGVKPVSIEGTERLVRAALEYCIQHKKPSLTLVHKGNIMKFTEGGFKKWGYALAEREFGDKVFTWAQYDRLVDEKGPEEANKAQDAAIAAGKIIVKESIADAFLQQIQLRPKEYDVIATLNLNGDYVSDALAASVGGIGIAPGANINYVTGHAIFEATHGTAPKYAGLDKVNPSSVILSGCMMLEHLGWVEAAELIYKGIENAIAKKRVTYDFERLMEGATLLSCSGFGDEIIANM; this is encoded by the coding sequence ATGGCAGGAAATAAAATATCTGTAGTTAACGGCAAGCTCAACGTACCTAACGACCCCATCATTCCTTTTATAGAAGGAGACGGAATCGGGCCAGATATTTGGGCGGCCGCAAGTCGTGTGTTGGAAGCGGCTGTTGCCAAAGCTTACAACGGTGAAAAATCCATCGTTTGGCGCGAGGTTTTGGCAGGCGAAAAGGCTTTCAACCAAACTGGGGAATGGCTTCCGCAGGAAACATTGGATGTGATCAACGAATACTTGATCGCCATCAAAGGGCCATTGACCACACCAGTTGGTGGTGGCATCCGTTCGTTGAATGTGGCGCTTCGTCAGCAGTTGGATCTGTATGCGTGTGTTCGACCAGTTCGTTGGTTCGAAGGCGTTCCTTCGCCCATGCGTCATCCAGAATTTGTAGATATGGTCATCTTCCGTGAGAACACAGAGGACATTTACGCGGGAATTGAGTGGGAAGCAGGTACTCCTGAGGTGAAAAAGGTGATCAACTTCCTACAGAACGAAATGGGTGTGAAGAAGATCCGTTTCCCAGAAACTTCTTCCATCGGTGTGAAGCCTGTTTCCATTGAAGGAACAGAGCGTTTGGTGCGCGCTGCACTTGAATATTGCATTCAGCACAAGAAACCAAGTTTGACCTTGGTGCATAAAGGCAACATCATGAAGTTCACCGAAGGTGGATTCAAGAAATGGGGATATGCGCTTGCTGAGCGCGAGTTCGGTGATAAGGTTTTCACGTGGGCGCAGTACGATCGACTTGTTGACGAGAAAGGACCAGAGGAAGCCAATAAGGCACAGGATGCCGCCATTGCCGCAGGGAAGATCATTGTGAAAGAAAGTATTGCCGATGCGTTCCTACAGCAGATTCAACTTCGTCCGAAAGAGTATGATGTCATCGCGACCTTGAACCTGAACGGTGACTACGTTTCTGATGCATTGGCTGCTTCCGTTGGAGGTATCGGTATCGCTCCTGGCGCGAACATCAACTACGTAACTGGTCACGCCATCTTTGAAGCCACTCACGGAACCGCTCCGAAATATGCTGGGTTGGACAAGGTAAATCCAAGTTCGGTTATCCTTTCGGGCTGTATGATGCTTGAGCATTTGGGTTGGGTAGAAGCTGCCGAGTTGATCTACAAAGGCATCGAAAATGCCATCGCCAAGAAGCGTGTAACTTACGA